Proteins encoded in a region of the ANME-2 cluster archaeon genome:
- the mtnP gene encoding S-methyl-5'-thioadenosine phosphorylase produces MSRIGIIGGTGTYTLELKNSSEVEVDTPFGPPSDSIQLGNLEGQEVAFLPRHGRHHQLLPHEINYRANIYALKSLGVDRLISVCTAGSLTDGIHPGMIVVPDQLIDWTKRRASTFFGNGIGAYVDMSDPFCPVLSKQVSDIIKNTGIDVHTGGTYLCIEGPQFSTRAESGFFASIGAHCIGMTAQPEAKLAREAEICYTTVAGISDYNVCGMSSSRKETMQNMHRLLKDVNSIVTELIRKLPPSGECACSHALRGAVITSREGISQETLENLSAILGKYHLEERSGHPHGTVMK; encoded by the coding sequence ATGAGCAGGATAGGAATCATAGGTGGTACCGGAACCTATACCCTGGAACTTAAGAACAGTTCCGAAGTAGAAGTTGATACACCATTCGGCCCTCCTTCTGATTCGATACAACTTGGTAACCTTGAAGGGCAGGAAGTGGCTTTTTTACCCAGGCACGGCAGGCACCACCAGCTATTACCCCATGAGATAAACTACCGTGCGAATATTTACGCGCTCAAGTCCCTGGGTGTGGACCGACTGATTTCGGTCTGTACGGCTGGCAGCCTTACTGACGGGATACACCCGGGCATGATCGTTGTACCCGACCAGCTTATTGACTGGACAAAGCGTCGCGCTTCTACGTTCTTCGGCAACGGTATCGGGGCTTATGTGGATATGTCAGACCCGTTCTGTCCAGTCCTTTCCAAACAGGTAAGCGACATAATAAAAAATACCGGTATTGACGTGCATACAGGTGGAACATACCTGTGCATTGAAGGACCCCAGTTCTCAACCCGGGCCGAGTCCGGGTTTTTTGCCAGCATAGGTGCACATTGTATCGGCATGACAGCCCAACCCGAAGCAAAACTGGCCCGTGAAGCTGAGATATGCTATACAACAGTCGCCGGTATCAGTGACTATAATGTATGTGGTATGAGCTCATCAAGGAAAGAAACGATGCAGAACATGCACCGGTTGCTCAAAGATGTCAACAGTATTGTGACCGAACTGATACGAAAACTTCCACCCTCTGGTGAATGTGCATGCTCCCATGCATTAAGGGGTGCTGTCATCACTTCACGAGAGGGTATATCTCAAGAAACCCTTGAAAATCTCAGTGCAATACTGGGTAAATACCACCTGGAAGAACGTTCAGGACACCCCCATGGTACAGTTATGAAATAG